A window of Rhinolophus ferrumequinum isolate MPI-CBG mRhiFer1 chromosome X, mRhiFer1_v1.p, whole genome shotgun sequence contains these coding sequences:
- the G6PD gene encoding glucose-6-phosphate 1-dehydrogenase isoform X1 codes for METWANGAELLADSRGIGDATQRRWAQQAAAGPESIMAEQVALSRTQVCGILREELYQGDAFHQSDTHIFIIMGASGDLAKKKIYPTIWWLFRDGLLPEFTFIVGYARSRLTVADIRKQSEPFFKVTPEEKPKLEEFFARNSYVAGQYDDTASYERLDSHINSLHQGTQANRLFYLALPPTVYEAVTKNIRETCMSQTGWNRIIVEKPFGRDLQSSDRLSNHISSLFREDQIYRIDHYLGKEMVQNLMVLRFANRIFGPIWNRDNVACVILTFKEPFGTEGRGGYFDEFGIIRDVMQNHLLQMLCLVAMEKPASTDSDDVRDEKVKVLKCISEVKANNVVLGQYVGNPSGEGEATKGYLDDPTVPHGSTTATFAAVVLYVENERWEGVPFILRCGKALNERKAEVRLQFRDVAGDIFQQQCKRNELVIRVQPNEAVYTKMMTKKPGMFFNPEESELDLTYGNRYKNVKLPDAYERLILDVFCGSQMHFVRSDELREAWRIFTPLLHQIEREKPQPIPYVYGSRGPAEADELMKRVGFQYEGTYKWVNPHKL; via the exons ATGGAGACGTGGGCGAACGGCGCAGAGCTGCTCGCGGACTCGCGAGGCATCGGGGACGCGACACAGCGGCGATGGGCACAGCAGGCAGCGGCCGGCCCAG AGAGCATCATGGCAGAGCAGGTGGCCCTGAGCCGGACCCAAGTGTGCGGGATCCTGCGGGAAGAGCTGTACCAGGGTGATGCCTTCCATCAGTCCGATACACATATCTTCATCATCATGGGTGCATCG GGTGACCTGGCCAAGAAGAAGATCTACCCCACCATCTG GTGGCTGTTCCGGGATGGCCTTCTGCCCGAGTTCACCTTCATCGTGGGCTATGCCCGCTCCCGCCTCACGGTGGCAGACATCCGCAAGCAGAGCGAGCCCTTCTTCAAA GTCACCCCAGAGGAGAAGCCCAAGCTGGAGGAGTTCTTTGCCCGCAACTCCTATGTGGCTGGCCAGTATGACGACACAGCCTCCTATGAGCGTCTCGATAGCCACATAAACTCCCTCCACCAGGGGACACAGGCCAACCGCCTCTTCTACTTGGCCTTGCCCCCCACTGTCTATGAGGCCGTCACCAAGAACATCCGAGAGACCTGCATGAGCCAGAC AGGCTGGAACCGCATCATCGTGGAGAAGCCCTTCGGAAGGGACCTGCAGAGCTCCGACCGCCTGTCCAACCACATCTCCTCCCTGTTCCGCGAGGACCAGATCTATCGCATCGACCACTACCTGGGCAAGGAGATGGTGCAGAATCTCATGGTGCTCAG GTTTGCCAACAGGATCTTCGGCCCCATCTGGAACCGGGACAACGTCGCCTGCGTCATCCTCACCTTCAAGGAGCCCTTTGGCACTGAAGGCCGTGGGGGCTACTTCGATGAATTTGGGATCATCCG GGACGTGATGCAAAACCACCTCCTGCAGATGCTGTGTCTGGTGGCCATGGAGAAGCCCGCCTCTACTGACTCGGACGATGTCCGCGACGAGAAG gTCAAGGTATTGAAATGTATCTCCGAGGTAAAGGCGAACAACGTGGTCTTGGGCCAGTACGTGGGGAACCCCAGTGGAGAGGGTGAGGCCACCAAAGGGTACCTGGATGACCCCACAGTGCCCCACGGGTCCACCACTGCCACCTTCGCAGCTGTCGTCCTCTATGTGGAGAACGAGAGGTGGGAAG GTGTGCCCTTCATTTTGCGCTGCGGCAAAGCCCTGAATGAGCGCAAGGCCGAGGTGCGTCTGCAGTTCCGAGACGTGGCTGGCGACATCTTCCAGCAGCAGTGCAAGCGCAACGAGCTGGTGATCCGCGTGCAGCCCAATGAGGCTGTGTACACGAAGATGATGACCAAGAAGCCCGGCATGTTCTTCAACCCCGAGGAGTCGGAGCTGGACCTGACCTATGGCAACAGATACAAG AATGTGAAGCTCCCCGACGCGTACGAGCGCCTCATCCTGGACGTCTTCTGTGGGAGCCAGATGCACTTCGTGCGCAG TGACGAGCTCCGGGAGGCCTGGCGCATCTTCACACCGCTGCTGCACCAGATTGAGCGTGAGAAGCCCCAGCCCATCCCCTACGTTTATGGCag CCGAGGCCCAGCGGAGGCAGACGAGTTGATGAAGAGAGTGGGCTTCCAGTACGAGGGCACCTACAAGTGGGTGAACCCCCACAAGCTCTAA
- the G6PD gene encoding glucose-6-phosphate 1-dehydrogenase isoform X2: MAEQVALSRTQVCGILREELYQGDAFHQSDTHIFIIMGASGDLAKKKIYPTIWWLFRDGLLPEFTFIVGYARSRLTVADIRKQSEPFFKVTPEEKPKLEEFFARNSYVAGQYDDTASYERLDSHINSLHQGTQANRLFYLALPPTVYEAVTKNIRETCMSQTGWNRIIVEKPFGRDLQSSDRLSNHISSLFREDQIYRIDHYLGKEMVQNLMVLRFANRIFGPIWNRDNVACVILTFKEPFGTEGRGGYFDEFGIIRDVMQNHLLQMLCLVAMEKPASTDSDDVRDEKVKVLKCISEVKANNVVLGQYVGNPSGEGEATKGYLDDPTVPHGSTTATFAAVVLYVENERWEGVPFILRCGKALNERKAEVRLQFRDVAGDIFQQQCKRNELVIRVQPNEAVYTKMMTKKPGMFFNPEESELDLTYGNRYKNVKLPDAYERLILDVFCGSQMHFVRSDELREAWRIFTPLLHQIEREKPQPIPYVYGSRGPAEADELMKRVGFQYEGTYKWVNPHKL, translated from the exons ATGGCAGAGCAGGTGGCCCTGAGCCGGACCCAAGTGTGCGGGATCCTGCGGGAAGAGCTGTACCAGGGTGATGCCTTCCATCAGTCCGATACACATATCTTCATCATCATGGGTGCATCG GGTGACCTGGCCAAGAAGAAGATCTACCCCACCATCTG GTGGCTGTTCCGGGATGGCCTTCTGCCCGAGTTCACCTTCATCGTGGGCTATGCCCGCTCCCGCCTCACGGTGGCAGACATCCGCAAGCAGAGCGAGCCCTTCTTCAAA GTCACCCCAGAGGAGAAGCCCAAGCTGGAGGAGTTCTTTGCCCGCAACTCCTATGTGGCTGGCCAGTATGACGACACAGCCTCCTATGAGCGTCTCGATAGCCACATAAACTCCCTCCACCAGGGGACACAGGCCAACCGCCTCTTCTACTTGGCCTTGCCCCCCACTGTCTATGAGGCCGTCACCAAGAACATCCGAGAGACCTGCATGAGCCAGAC AGGCTGGAACCGCATCATCGTGGAGAAGCCCTTCGGAAGGGACCTGCAGAGCTCCGACCGCCTGTCCAACCACATCTCCTCCCTGTTCCGCGAGGACCAGATCTATCGCATCGACCACTACCTGGGCAAGGAGATGGTGCAGAATCTCATGGTGCTCAG GTTTGCCAACAGGATCTTCGGCCCCATCTGGAACCGGGACAACGTCGCCTGCGTCATCCTCACCTTCAAGGAGCCCTTTGGCACTGAAGGCCGTGGGGGCTACTTCGATGAATTTGGGATCATCCG GGACGTGATGCAAAACCACCTCCTGCAGATGCTGTGTCTGGTGGCCATGGAGAAGCCCGCCTCTACTGACTCGGACGATGTCCGCGACGAGAAG gTCAAGGTATTGAAATGTATCTCCGAGGTAAAGGCGAACAACGTGGTCTTGGGCCAGTACGTGGGGAACCCCAGTGGAGAGGGTGAGGCCACCAAAGGGTACCTGGATGACCCCACAGTGCCCCACGGGTCCACCACTGCCACCTTCGCAGCTGTCGTCCTCTATGTGGAGAACGAGAGGTGGGAAG GTGTGCCCTTCATTTTGCGCTGCGGCAAAGCCCTGAATGAGCGCAAGGCCGAGGTGCGTCTGCAGTTCCGAGACGTGGCTGGCGACATCTTCCAGCAGCAGTGCAAGCGCAACGAGCTGGTGATCCGCGTGCAGCCCAATGAGGCTGTGTACACGAAGATGATGACCAAGAAGCCCGGCATGTTCTTCAACCCCGAGGAGTCGGAGCTGGACCTGACCTATGGCAACAGATACAAG AATGTGAAGCTCCCCGACGCGTACGAGCGCCTCATCCTGGACGTCTTCTGTGGGAGCCAGATGCACTTCGTGCGCAG TGACGAGCTCCGGGAGGCCTGGCGCATCTTCACACCGCTGCTGCACCAGATTGAGCGTGAGAAGCCCCAGCCCATCCCCTACGTTTATGGCag CCGAGGCCCAGCGGAGGCAGACGAGTTGATGAAGAGAGTGGGCTTCCAGTACGAGGGCACCTACAAGTGGGTGAACCCCCACAAGCTCTAA